The genome window TGATACTGGAGCAGCAAAAGGTAGGTACTGAAAGCGACCTGCTGAAACAGGCGCTTAAGCAAACCTTTGCCGGATTGATGCAGGCCAACCAAACGGAACGTACGCCTGCGCCCTTGTCTAAATTGTGCATCGGGCTGGAGTGCGGCGGCTCGGATGGATTTTCCGGGATCTCGGCAAACCCGGCTTTGGGTTATGTGAGCGATCTGCTGGTGAGTATGGGCGGATCCGTTATTTTATCAGAGTTCCCGGAGCTTTGCGGGGTGGAGCAGGAACTGAGCGACCGGTGCGTGGACGAAGATAAAGCCAACTATTTTATGCAGTTGATGACCACCTACAATAAACGCGCTGAGGCGGATGGGTCGGGATTTTATGCTAACCCATCGCCCGGTAATATCCGGGACGGGTTAATTACGGATGCAATAAAATCAGCCGGTGCAGCCAAAAAAGGTGGCACATCGCCGGTTACCGATGTGCTGGATTACCCTGCAAAAGTATCAAAGCCCGGTCTGAATTTATTATGTACGCCCGGCAGCGATGTGGAAAGTACCACTGCCGAAGTAGCAGCGGGGGCCACTATTGTGCTGTTTACCACAGGCCTGGGAACGCCCACCGGTAACCCTGTTACGCCGGTTATTAAACTGTCAACAAATACTGTACTTGCATCTAAAATGCCGGATATCATCGACATTAATTGCGGAACAATAATAGAAGGGGAGGAAACTATTCAACAGGCGGGCGAGCGGATCCTGGACTACGTAATTAAAGTAGCAAGCGGCGAGGCAGAACCGGCATCGGTCAGATTGGGCCAGGATGACTGGATCCCATGGAAGCGGGGGATTTCGTTGTAATAACCTTTGTTATTCTGAACGCAGGGAAAGATCTTCTACATACCTCAGTCAAGCAGGACTAATATCGGGGAGATTTATCGTTTGAATAGGATTTTTTGCTTCCGCTTACAATGAGAAAAAACAATTAAAACATGTTTAAACTAACCAACAAACAAGTAGTAATAACCGGTGGCGGCAGCGGAATAGGTAAGGCAATGTCCATACTGTTTGCTAAGCAGGGCGCTACCGTTCACATTATTGAGTTGAACGAAGCAGCAGCAAATGATACCGTTGCTGAAATTAAAACCGGTGGCGGAAATGCCGAAGTGCATAAATGCGATGTGAGTAGCCAGCAGCAGGTGGTAGCTGTTTTTAATTCGATAGGTAAAATTGATATTCTTATAAATAACGCCGGAATTGCCCATATTGGCAGGGCTGATAATACCAGCGAGGCGGATTTTGACAGAATCTATAATGTAAATGTTAAAGGGGTGTACAATTGTCTTTTTGCAGCCTTACCCATAATGAAGGCCCATAATGGCGGAGTAATATTAAACACTGCCTCGGTTGCGGCGCACGTGGGCATTACCGACAGGTTTGCCTACTCCACCAGCAAAGGCGCTATCCACGCCATGACGTTATCGGTAGCGCGGGATTATATGGCCGATAATATCCGCTGTAACAGTATTTCGCCGGCAAGGGTACATACGCCCTTTGTAGATGGCTTTATAGCCAAAAATTATGCCGGTAAGGAAGCGGAGATGTTCGAAAAGCTTTCCAAATCGCAACCGATCGGCCGGATGGGCCAGCCGGCAGAGATTGCTGCCCTTGCGCTATACCTGTGTTCGGACGAGGCTGGATTTATAACCGGCACCGATTACCCTATTGACGGCGGGTTTATTACCCTCAATAATTGAGTTTGAATAACCACGGGGCAACCAATTTATACTACTAACTACCAACTAAAAATACTATGAAGCTGATAAGATTTGGTGAAGCCGGGAAAGAAAAGACCGGCGTGATCATTAACGATAAAAAATACGATACCTCTGCCTTTGGTGAGGACTATGGCGAGGCGTTTTTTGAAAACGATGGCTTAACCCGGTTAAGCTATTTCCTGGAAGATAGCCTGCTTCCCGAAATTACCGGAGAGGTGCGCCTCGGCAGCCCGCTGGGCAGGCCATCTAAAATTGTTTGCATAGGGTTAAACTATATCGACCATGCCAAAGAAACCAACGCAACGCCGCCAACCGAGCCGGTTATATTTATGAAATCGACCACTGCCATTACTGGTCCGTTTGATCCTATCATCATTCCGAAAAATTCTGTTAAAACCGATTGGGAAGTTGAGCTTGCAGTAGTGATAGGTAAAAAAGCAAGCTACGTGAGCGAAGCGGATGCGATGGATTATGTAGCGGGCTATGTGCTGCACAATGATGTGTCTGAACGCGAGTTCCAGATAGAACGGGGCGGCACATGGGATAAAGGTAAAGGTTGCGATACTTTCGCTCCAATCGGCCCGTTTTTTGCCACCAAAGACGAAATTGCCGATCCGCATAACCTGCGCCTGTGGCTAAAAGTTAATGGTAAAACAATGCAGGATGGCAATACCTCAAATTTTATATTTAACATACAGCAGGTAGTATCCTATACCAGCCAGTTTATGACCCTGCTGCCAGGCGATATTATTTCTACAGGTACGCCTGCCGGTGTAGGGCTGGGCATGACCCCCCCCGTTTATCTTAAACCAGGCGACGTAATTGAATTAGGAATTGACGGATTAGGCGAGGCCAGGCAGGTGCTGGTTGATTATAAACAATAGCCCTTAAATAACACGCTTGAAAGCAGCAATATATTTTTCAATGTATTGCTGTTTTGTTTTTGATTTATACTGCATTATAAACCGGGGATGCTCCAGGGCAACGATGTTTTTAAAAAAGCCATGTTCATCATTTAACCTGCGCAAAAATGTCTCGTTTTTGCCTGTGCCGAAGCAAAAGCAGGTATCGGTATTATTACCGAGATCTATTTGTTTTCTGATATTTTCGACAATGAAATCATAAACGGCATTGGTAAGCTCTTTACTGTCGTAGTAGTTGTAGTTAACTTCCTTTCCGGTTTTAGTGGTTGCCGTAAATCCCAGCGGACAAACGGAATTTATATAAATGTGATTGTAAAACGCTTCAAGCCCGCCAAAAGCCTCAATTACTTCGTAAACAAATACTGAAGAGGGTTCATGCGTCTCCTTGCCTTCGTAATTGATCCCGCATACTGCTTTTAACCGTTTTGAATCGGTAAAGGGGATGCCGGTAACGCCACCGCCAAACCTGCCCGGGTTAATGCCCAATATCATGTGCCGCTGGTTACCGTCGTTGTAATATTTGGTATAAAATTGCTCCATTAAGCTATTGGCCTGCGGGTTTTCCTTAAACGGGTTCATGATATTGACGCCGTGCGGCAGGGTTCCTTTAAATTCCAGATGCTTATTGTATTGGATTACTTTTTCAGCGAAGGTCATAATGGAGTTCGAAATTTATTCGATAAAATTAACCCCATAAATCCGTTTATTACCCTGTTTTACGCAAAAAAAAACAAATAAAAAAAGCCCCGGCAAAACTTGCCGGGGCGCTAAAAATATCAAATTGATCTTATTGCTGTATTGCTTTTCCGTCGAAAGTCGCTGATTTCAAAATCTTTTCGGCAACCG of Mucilaginibacter xinganensis contains these proteins:
- a CDS encoding uracil-DNA glycosylase family protein, encoding MTFAEKVIQYNKHLEFKGTLPHGVNIMNPFKENPQANSLMEQFYTKYYNDGNQRHMILGINPGRFGGGVTGIPFTDSKRLKAVCGINYEGKETHEPSSVFVYEVIEAFGGLEAFYNHIYINSVCPLGFTATTKTGKEVNYNYYDSKELTNAVYDFIVENIRKQIDLGNNTDTCFCFGTGKNETFLRRLNDEHGFFKNIVALEHPRFIMQYKSKTKQQYIEKYIAAFKRVI
- a CDS encoding UxaA family hydrolase codes for the protein MSTQKYSYIRIHPKDNVLVALQNLAQGTEINFEGQTFKLTQNVDAKHKFSISALNPGDEIFMYGVLVGKATVAIPQGGPISTQTVHHASGEFHLGKRKLDWHRPDTGKYANKTFMGYHRADGSVGTGNYWLVIPMVFCENRNIDVLKEALVDKLGYKKAKSYEGDVDQLMSLYQAGKSVEEILNADIRDTADKAKSNRFFKNIDGIKFLTHDMGCGCNRSDAQTLCGLIAGYVTHPNVAGATILSLGCQNAQVSILEQEIKVRDANFSKPLVILEQQKVGTESDLLKQALKQTFAGLMQANQTERTPAPLSKLCIGLECGGSDGFSGISANPALGYVSDLLVSMGGSVILSEFPELCGVEQELSDRCVDEDKANYFMQLMTTYNKRAEADGSGFYANPSPGNIRDGLITDAIKSAGAAKKGGTSPVTDVLDYPAKVSKPGLNLLCTPGSDVESTTAEVAAGATIVLFTTGLGTPTGNPVTPVIKLSTNTVLASKMPDIIDINCGTIIEGEETIQQAGERILDYVIKVASGEAEPASVRLGQDDWIPWKRGISL
- a CDS encoding fumarylacetoacetate hydrolase family protein, with product MKLIRFGEAGKEKTGVIINDKKYDTSAFGEDYGEAFFENDGLTRLSYFLEDSLLPEITGEVRLGSPLGRPSKIVCIGLNYIDHAKETNATPPTEPVIFMKSTTAITGPFDPIIIPKNSVKTDWEVELAVVIGKKASYVSEADAMDYVAGYVLHNDVSEREFQIERGGTWDKGKGCDTFAPIGPFFATKDEIADPHNLRLWLKVNGKTMQDGNTSNFIFNIQQVVSYTSQFMTLLPGDIISTGTPAGVGLGMTPPVYLKPGDVIELGIDGLGEARQVLVDYKQ
- a CDS encoding SDR family NAD(P)-dependent oxidoreductase, translated to MFKLTNKQVVITGGGSGIGKAMSILFAKQGATVHIIELNEAAANDTVAEIKTGGGNAEVHKCDVSSQQQVVAVFNSIGKIDILINNAGIAHIGRADNTSEADFDRIYNVNVKGVYNCLFAALPIMKAHNGGVILNTASVAAHVGITDRFAYSTSKGAIHAMTLSVARDYMADNIRCNSISPARVHTPFVDGFIAKNYAGKEAEMFEKLSKSQPIGRMGQPAEIAALALYLCSDEAGFITGTDYPIDGGFITLNN